The window TAATTACTTATCTGCATAAGTATTTCGTTAGCCGCTTTCAGGGATTCCCTGTCCGCCAAATCATCCTGGACATCAACCCCAATTATCACATCCATCCCTTTTGCCCTTACTTCATCTATCGGGTAATTGTTAACCACCCCGCCATCAATTAATACCTTACCATTTATCTCTACAGGCTCAAACACCGACGGCAATGCACCACTTGCTGCAATAGCCCGGGGCAGGTACCCCTCATCCAAGATAACCTCTTCTCCGGTCTCAATGTTGGTTGCTATACAAAAATAGGGAATGGGCAACTTGTTAAAATCATCGACATCTCTTACATGAAATAATAATTGCGAGTAGAGATTATATACATTTTGTCCCTTTGATATGGCAGATGGAACAGAAATTTTAAAACGGTCGAAAGGGACCGTTAAAGCATAGCGTTCACTATTATTCTTTTCATAGAATGTCTTTGCCGACCTCGGCACCTCATCTTGTATTAATTTCTGAAAATCAACACTCCTAAAAATAGAATCGAGTTCATTAGACGAATAGCCCGAAGCATACATAGCCCCGATAATAGCCCCCATGCTCGTTCCTCCAATATAATCGATCCGCAATCCAGCCTCTTCAATTGCTTTTAAAACACCAATATGCGCAAGTCCTTTTGCTCCGCCACCACTTAAAACCAGTCCGATTTTCAAATCTTTCTGACCCTTATCCTGGGCTAAAGAAACTACACTCCCTAAAAGAATCGATAAAACAGAAAGCAAGAATTTTTTCATAGGATGAAGGTAATTATTTTTAGTGAAAAGCCTCATATATTTTCTGTGCTTTTGATACCCCCACAATTGCAATTAACTTTTCTATGGAAGCTTCTTTAATCCGCTTAACGGATTTAAATTCTTTTAACAACTGAACTGCTGTTTTTTCTCCCACTCCGGGTATGTTTTCGAGTTCGGAATCAATAGCAGCATTACTTCGTTTTTGTCTGTGAAATGTAATCCCGAACCGGTGTGCCTCATTCCTCAGGTACTGGATTACCTTAAGGGTTTCCGACTTCTTATCCAGGTACATAGGAATGGAATCTCCGGGATAGTAGATTTCCTCCAGACGTTTAGCAATTCCGATTATGGCTATTTCCCCTCTGAGACCGAGAGCATCAAGGCTTTTTAAAGCTGATGAAAGCTGCCCTTTACCTCCGTCTATCACAATTAACTGAGGAAGCGGCTCCCCTTCATCCAACAGCCTTTTATACCTGCGGTATACTACTTCTTCCATCGAGGCAAAATCATCCGGGCCGTCTACCGTTTTAATATTAAAATGCCTGTAATCTTTCTTACTGGGTTTTCCGTTTTTGAAAACCACACATGCCGCCACCGGATTTGTCCCTTGAATATTTGAGTTATCAAAACATTCAATATACCTCGGTTCTTCAGACAACCTAAGGTCATTCTTCATCTGCGACATCAGTCGATTGACATGACGGTCAGGATCCGTTATCTTAGCTTGTTTAAAGCGCTCCTGTCTGTAGAACCTGGCATTGCGCTCAGACAATTCCAAAAGCTTCTTTTTATCTCCGACTTTAGGTGTCGTTACTTTTATCCCGTCGCCGGCATCAACAATAAAAGGCACATATATTTCTTTTGACTGTGAATGGAAGCGTTGTCTTAATTCTGTAATAGCCAGCTCTAATAATTCCATATCGGTTTCATCGAGTTTCTTCTTCATCTCAATCGTATGGGCTCTTATAATAGCCCCGTATGAAAGCTGAAGAAAATTTACATACCCATACGCCTCATCCGAAACGATCGTAAAAACATCTACATTGGTTATTCTTGGGTTAACTATCGTTGATTTTGCCTGATAATTCTCCAGCACTTCCAGCTTTTCCTTGATTTTCTGGGCCTCTTCAAACTTTAGAGCTTCTGCAAATTGGTTCATTTGCTTTTTAAAAAGTTGCAGGGACTCTTTAAAGTTACCTTTCACTATTTCCCGAATGGCCCGGATTTGTTCATCATATTCCCCGACAGACTGAAAGCTTTCACAGGGTCCTAAGCAGTTTCCGATATGATACTCCAGACAAACTTTATATTTTCCGGCATCGATCTTTTCTTTAGAGAGGTCGTAGTTACAGGTCCTAAGCGGATATAACTCCTTAATAAGATCTAATAAAGCCCTAACGGTCCTTACACTCGTATAGGGGCCAAAATACTCTGAGCCGTCGCGAATTAATTTCCGGGTTGAAAAAACCCTTGGAAAACGCTCATTTTTAATGCATATCCAAGGATACGTTTTATCGTCTTTCAACATTACGTTGTAACGTGGCTGGTACTTTTTGATCATATTATTTTCCAGCAAAAGCGCATCTGTCTCTGTAGGAACCACAATATGCCTGATTTCTACGATCTTTTTTACCAGTACGCGGGTCTTTCCTGAATCATGCTCTTTATGAAAATAAGAGGACACTCTTTTTTTTAAATTTTTCGCTTTCCCGACATAGAGGATCTTCCCTTGTTTATCATAAAACTGATAAACCCCAGGATTATGGGGCAATGTTTGTAATTGAAGTTCTATCGATGCTTGACTCATAAGTACGAAATTACTAATTTGCCGTTGTTTTTACATTTTTTGCAAAAAGTTTAAACCGAGAATTTACCTAAATATTAGTCTATAAAAAAGTTATTATTTGCAGATCAATAGTTGTTTTTTTAGTATAAGCTTGTCAGCTTCTTGCTCATATCACCGGTCAATTTCATTAAACCCAGAAAAGTAATCGGTAAAAAGGCACTAAAAATAGGCTCCCGGTCAGCAAAAACAGGCACATGAACATGTTCAAAACCGATCTCAGAGAAAAATATAAAACTTTAAGAAGTCTATTATCTACAGATGATATTGATTCATTCAGTATCAATATAGCCAACAATGTGCTTAAATTGCCCGTATGGGACAAAACTTATTATCATATATTCTTAACCATCGAAGAACAAAAAGAAATAGACACCTCTTTTTTACTGAGTATCTTACACGGTAAGGACAAAGAAGTCGTTATTTCTAAAAGCAATTTTAACGACTACACTCTTTCTCATTACCTGTTAACTGAAAATACCCGTTTAAAAAAGAACCGGTACAACATCCCAGAACCCGTTGACGGACTCGAAGTCCCCGTAAAAAAAATAGACGTGGTATTTATTCCGCTTTTAGCTTTTGACAAAAAAGGGAACAGGGTCGGATACGGAAAAGGGTTTTATGACAAGTTCCTCTCGGAGTGCAAAGAGGACACCGTAAAGATCGGCCTCTCCTTTTTTGAACCGGATGACCTGATTGAAGACACTAACGAAAACGATATACAAATCGATTATTGCATCACTCCTGAAAACATCTATTCTTTCCGTTAATCTTCTTTTTTAGGAAATGCTCTTTTATTAAATACCAGCAATATCCCTACTCCGAAACTTATCGAGGTATCGGCTATATTAAAAACAGGTTCAAAGAACCTGAAATGGTTTCCTCCCACAAAAGGCATCCACCCGGGTAACGTAGTGTCAATCATAGGAAAATATAACATATCTACCACCTTCCCATGAAACAAACTACCGTAAGGCTCGTCAGCAAACATCGCTGCTACCTGTCCGTAGCTGTCATTAAAGATCATCCCGTAAAACACGGAATCTATAATATTCCCGAAGGCTCCCGCAAAAATCAATGCAATAGAAACTATTAATATTCTGGGACTATTTTTCCTGACACTGTCATACAGCCAGTAACCTATTCCACAAATCGCAAAGATCCTGAATACTGTTAACGACAATTTGGCTATCTCATCTGATACAAAAGGAAAGATATCACTCAATTTAGTACCCCAGGCAGCTCCTTCATTCTCTACAAAAAGAATCTTAAACCAACTAAATACTTCTACATATTCCCCTAAAACAAAATTTGTTTTTACATATATTTTTGAGATCTGGTCTACCAAGAGAACCAATACTATAATGAAAATAGACTTTTTTAACGACATACTGAATCCTTTATATATACACTTTCGGGGTTATCCCTGAAAAATGAATCCCAAAAATGAATCTATTATTCATTTTTAGATATGTAAATGTTCCCGTGAACAGTTTTTAATACAACAACATCATTTCCCGTTGGTACATCATCCTTACAGACAACCCCATATTCGGAGACTGCCTCTATTTGTCCTTTGGACGTTATATAAAATAAATCCCCTTTAAAAGAGTATGCATTTATCCTTCCGACTGTATTTTGAAAAAGGGTCTTTTCAGACCGTGTTTTTGTAACAATCTCATCGTACTTCCCCCGGATCTGTAATTCTGTATCGGCTCCGACCACATGCAGGCTCATGTTCTCAGGAAGCTCAACAGTAATCACCACCGACAATACCTTGTGAGCACTTAACTTATCATCAGGCACCTGAAACAGAGGCGTTAACTCCGCCTTTATCCTTAAAGCCTTTCCTTCCTGACCTGAGACTATATATAGTTGTTCCTGATACGCTCCATTCATACGGGCCTTAATTGTTATGTCGGTTTTTTTTACAGTTGACACAACAACCTTATATGCGCTCAAAGCTTCTATTTCTACTTTTGAAATATTTCGGGAAGGGAGTACCTTTTCTACCTGCTTCTGGCTTCTCATTCCAAGTGGCAAAAAGCACAAGAACGATAAAAAGACAATTCTTCTATGACACAACATTAACAACACACATCTAAAAAACAAAAAACGCCCAATATTGGACGTTTTTATAGTTTTAAAAGTCATTTATTAACTCTTTTGCATATTTTTTGCTTCGATGCTTAAAGTTGCATGAGGAACCAACTTTAACCGTTCCTTATTAATAAGTTTTCCTGTAACCCTACAAATCCCGTATGTTTTATTTTCAATACGTACCAAAGCATTCTTTAAATCCCTTATAAACTTTTCCTGACGGATAGCTAACTGAGAGTTTGCTTCTTTACTCATAGTCTCAGACCCTTCTTCAAATGCCTTAAACGTAGGAGAGGTGTCGTCAGTACCATTGTTTCCGTCGTTCATATAGGCACTTTTTAAAAGATCTAGATCTTGTTTGGCTTTCTCGATCTTAGATTCGATTATAGCCCTGAATTCTTCTAGCTCCTTATCAGAGTATCTTACTTTAACGTCTGTGCTCATAGCTATAAGTGTTTTTGAATAGACAATTTGGTGTTCACATCATCAAAAGCAATTTCTGTACCATTCTCCAGATATTCTTCAAAATTCAAGTCTGCTGTAAGGGTTTCGGCCTTAATGTAATCGATATTACTCATTACCGCTTGTTCAATTACAGTACTGTCTTTTTGAAATTTAACATCAATTTTATCTGTTACCTCTAAACCGGAATCTTTTCGAAGATTTTGAATTCTGTTAACCAGTTCCCTGGCAATTCCCTCTTTTCGTAATTCATCGGTTATCGTAACATCTAACGCTACAGTGATGGCTCCTGAATTTGCAACCAACCAACCTTCAATATCTTTAGAAGATATTTCAACTTCTTCGATACCTAAAGTAATATTTTTTTCGTTAATAACAAGTGTTATCTCCCCAATTTGCTCAAGTTTTTGGATATCCTGCTGATCGAATTTTTTTATCTCACTGGCAATCAAGCCCATATCTTTTCCGAAACGAGGCCCCAAAACTTTAAAGTTCGGCTTAATTTGTTTCACCAATACTCCCGAAGCATCATCTAAAAGCTCTACCTCTTTTACGTTTACTTCAGAAGAGATCAGGTCTGATACTGCCGAGATCTCTTTTCTTTGCTCCTCATCTAAAATCGGAACAATTACTTTCGTAAGTGGCTGACGAACCTTTATCTTTTCTTTCTTACGCAATGACAGCACTAATGACGTAATTGTCTGGGCCGTTTCCATTTTCCGCTCCAGGCTCTTATCGATATAGCTTTCATCGCTCTCTGGAAATTCCGATAAATGGACACTCTCACACACCTCTTTCCGGGTAGCCTGGTTAAGGTCCCTGTACAACTGGTCCATATAAAACGGCGCCACCGGGGCAGCTAACTTTGTAACAATACTCAAACAAGTATAAAGCGTTTGATACGCTGAAATCTTATCTTCGCCATATTCACCCTTCCAAAAACGTCTTCTGCATAAACGGACATACCAGTTGCTCAAATACTCCTGAACAAAATCCGATATCGCTCTTGTTGCTTTGGTAGGCTCATAGTCATTGTACGCCGCATCAACCTTAGCTATAAGTGTATTCAGCTCTGAAAGTATCCATCTGTCGATTTCAGGACGTTTTTCCAATGGGATATCAGCCTCTGCATATGTGAAGTTATCGATATTGGCATACAAGCTAAAAAACGCATACGTATTATACAACGTTCCGAAGAACTTACGTCTTACCTCTGCCACACCTTCT of the Zhouia spongiae genome contains:
- the uvrC gene encoding excinuclease ABC subunit UvrC, encoding MSQASIELQLQTLPHNPGVYQFYDKQGKILYVGKAKNLKKRVSSYFHKEHDSGKTRVLVKKIVEIRHIVVPTETDALLLENNMIKKYQPRYNVMLKDDKTYPWICIKNERFPRVFSTRKLIRDGSEYFGPYTSVRTVRALLDLIKELYPLRTCNYDLSKEKIDAGKYKVCLEYHIGNCLGPCESFQSVGEYDEQIRAIREIVKGNFKESLQLFKKQMNQFAEALKFEEAQKIKEKLEVLENYQAKSTIVNPRITNVDVFTIVSDEAYGYVNFLQLSYGAIIRAHTIEMKKKLDETDMELLELAITELRQRFHSQSKEIYVPFIVDAGDGIKVTTPKVGDKKKLLELSERNARFYRQERFKQAKITDPDRHVNRLMSQMKNDLRLSEEPRYIECFDNSNIQGTNPVAACVVFKNGKPSKKDYRHFNIKTVDGPDDFASMEEVVYRRYKRLLDEGEPLPQLIVIDGGKGQLSSALKSLDALGLRGEIAIIGIAKRLEEIYYPGDSIPMYLDKKSETLKVIQYLRNEAHRFGITFHRQKRSNAAIDSELENIPGVGEKTAVQLLKEFKSVKRIKEASIEKLIAIVGVSKAQKIYEAFH
- a CDS encoding 5-formyltetrahydrofolate cyclo-ligase, coding for MFKTDLREKYKTLRSLLSTDDIDSFSINIANNVLKLPVWDKTYYHIFLTIEEQKEIDTSFLLSILHGKDKEVVISKSNFNDYTLSHYLLTENTRLKKNRYNIPEPVDGLEVPVKKIDVVFIPLLAFDKKGNRVGYGKGFYDKFLSECKEDTVKIGLSFFEPDDLIEDTNENDIQIDYCITPENIYSFR
- a CDS encoding lipoprotein signal peptidase — translated: MSLKKSIFIIVLVLLVDQISKIYVKTNFVLGEYVEVFSWFKILFVENEGAAWGTKLSDIFPFVSDEIAKLSLTVFRIFAICGIGYWLYDSVRKNSPRILIVSIALIFAGAFGNIIDSVFYGMIFNDSYGQVAAMFADEPYGSLFHGKVVDMLYFPMIDTTLPGWMPFVGGNHFRFFEPVFNIADTSISFGVGILLVFNKRAFPKKED
- a CDS encoding TraR/DksA family transcriptional regulator, coding for MSTDVKVRYSDKELEEFRAIIESKIEKAKQDLDLLKSAYMNDGNNGTDDTSPTFKAFEEGSETMSKEANSQLAIRQEKFIRDLKNALVRIENKTYGICRVTGKLINKERLKLVPHATLSIEAKNMQKS